The following is a genomic window from Moorella sp. Hama-1.
TACCCAGGACAATGATAAAAGCCATGCTGATGAGCGGTGCCATCGGCGGCCTTGCTGGCGCTTGCCAGGTGATGGGCATTCTCAGACGATTTGTCGACGGTTTTTCGCCGGGTTACGGTTTTGAGGGGATAATGGTCGCCCTTCTGGCCCGCAATCATCCCCTGGGGATTATCCTGGCCGGTCTCTTTTACGGAGCCTTGCAGACTGGAGCGGCCTATATGGACCGGACCACGGCCGTACCTAAAGAACTCTTGAACTCTATGGTGGCAGTGATTATCTTTTTTGTTACAGCTGAGGGGCTCTTCGCCTTTCTTGAAAGTAGTGAGGCCTTGCGGGAGAAACTGAGACGCTGGCATATCCTTAAAGGACATGGCGGGAAGGGGGGACTGAACAATGGATTTCCTGGCTAGCGTCTTTAACCTGAGCCTGTTAGTGGCGGGAATCCGGATTGCTATTCCGATTCTTCTCGCTGGCCTGGGCGGTCTTTTTACTATGCAGGCCAACATCCTCAACATTGGTATGGAGGGGATGATGCTCTTCGGGGCCTGGGCCGGTGTAGTTGTTAGTTACCTGACAGGCTCGGTCTGGTTGGCCCTAACAGCAGCGGTAGCAGTAGGCCTGCTGGCGGCAATGATTTTTGGCTTATTTGGAGTACGCTATAAGTGCAACATCATTGTTGCCGGCATGGGCCTCAATCTTTTTGGCGCCGCCTTTACCATGTACCTTTTACGTTCGATCTTTCATACCAGGGGCTCCCTCTCTGATCCCCGCATCTCAGGGGTACCAACGTTAAACATTCCGGTTATAGAGGGTATACCAATCATCGGCCCCCTATTAAGCGGCCACTCGATTTTAGTTTACGTGGCCTTTCTCCTGGTTCTCGGAGTTCACTATTTCCTCTACCGGACGCCAACTGGCCTCAGGATCCGGGCGGTAGGAGAGCACGCGGAGGCGGTAAAATCGGTTGGAGTGGACCCGGGCCGGATCCAGTTTCTGGCCGTTCTCATTAGCGGCGCTTTTTCAGGTTTAGCCGGTGCCTATCTCTCCCTGGCCCAACTCAGATTATTTGTAGAAAATATGGTGGCAGGTCGTGGTTTTATCGCCCTGGCGGCTATCTACTTTGGCGGCGGCACGCCCGTAGGTACCATGGTAGCGGCGCTTATCTTCGGCCTGGCTGAAGCCCTCTCCTTACGCCTGCAGACCCTTGGCTACCCGTCACAGTTTATGCTGATGATCCCCTATGTAGTGACGGTAACCATCCTAATTATTGTCTCGCGCCTGGCCAACATGCCGCGACGCCTGAAGGTTCCTGGCGCTGTCGAGGAGGTAAGCATGAAATGAAAAGGAAAATTATCCTTG
Proteins encoded in this region:
- a CDS encoding ABC transporter permease produces the protein MDFLASVFNLSLLVAGIRIAIPILLAGLGGLFTMQANILNIGMEGMMLFGAWAGVVVSYLTGSVWLALTAAVAVGLLAAMIFGLFGVRYKCNIIVAGMGLNLFGAAFTMYLLRSIFHTRGSLSDPRISGVPTLNIPVIEGIPIIGPLLSGHSILVYVAFLLVLGVHYFLYRTPTGLRIRAVGEHAEAVKSVGVDPGRIQFLAVLISGAFSGLAGAYLSLAQLRLFVENMVAGRGFIALAAIYFGGGTPVGTMVAALIFGLAEALSLRLQTLGYPSQFMLMIPYVVTVTILIIVSRLANMPRRLKVPGAVEEVSMK